The following coding sequences are from one Bacteroidota bacterium window:
- a CDS encoding tyrosine-type recombinase/integrase encodes MDKIKNHLEQIKLKQFTYKGFAHIRLDFPYNQQLIDLIKTIKEARWSQSYRCWHLADNRSNRDAVLNTFKGLTELEISEFKENKEQISNRLSQNNILKVRVNEVENRNYLEFDYNKSWIDRIKSLHGAWYHAGAKMWSVYGGEYNLEDLKNAFADEKCTIIIENSDFSIRPSKKKVEKVNKENLVPSEFGRQLRLLNLSKNTIIQYESLLNFFLHFLQSSGHDFNSDEIPLELIKTYLHNKVEKEGFSNSYHRQIITTLRKYYLFIHRIELDNFDLPQPRKEKNLPKVISKEAVARMFKQIHNLKHQIIIGLLYGCGLRCNELIELEVNNIDFDRRMVRIKGKGKKIRVVPIPIKLIPLLHAYLKSYLPKKYLLSGQNSEKYSAKSVQEVIKKAAKAAKIKQTVTPHVMRHCFATHLLEDGVDLRVIQELLGHSSSKTTEIYTFVSRKSIMNIKSPFDDIL; translated from the coding sequence ATGGATAAAATAAAAAATCATCTCGAACAAATCAAATTAAAACAATTTACTTACAAGGGATTTGCACACATACGTCTTGATTTTCCCTACAACCAGCAATTAATTGATTTGATTAAAACAATTAAGGAAGCACGATGGAGTCAGAGTTATCGATGCTGGCATTTAGCAGATAATCGTAGCAACAGGGATGCTGTCCTAAATACGTTTAAAGGTCTGACAGAGTTAGAGATAAGTGAATTTAAGGAAAATAAGGAACAAATTTCAAACAGATTGTCCCAAAACAACATACTTAAGGTGAGGGTAAATGAGGTCGAGAACAGGAATTATTTAGAATTTGACTATAATAAAAGTTGGATTGATCGGATAAAAAGTCTTCATGGAGCCTGGTATCATGCTGGTGCTAAAATGTGGTCGGTTTACGGAGGAGAATATAATCTGGAAGATTTAAAAAATGCATTTGCAGATGAAAAATGTACAATCATCATTGAAAATAGTGATTTTAGCATCAGACCTTCTAAAAAGAAAGTTGAAAAAGTTAATAAAGAAAATCTTGTTCCGTCAGAGTTTGGCAGACAATTACGTTTGTTAAATTTATCAAAAAACACCATTATTCAATACGAGTCGCTACTCAACTTTTTTCTTCACTTTTTACAATCTAGTGGTCATGATTTTAATTCAGATGAGATTCCTTTAGAATTAATAAAAACCTATTTGCACAATAAGGTTGAAAAAGAAGGATTTTCTAATTCTTACCACAGACAAATTATTACCACTTTACGAAAATATTATTTGTTCATTCACCGGATTGAGCTAGATAATTTTGATTTGCCACAACCCAGAAAAGAAAAAAACTTACCCAAAGTCATTTCAAAGGAGGCGGTTGCCCGAATGTTTAAGCAAATACATAATTTAAAGCATCAGATTATTATTGGTTTGTTATACGGATGTGGCTTAAGGTGTAATGAATTAATTGAGCTGGAGGTAAACAACATCGACTTTGATAGAAGGATGGTAAGAATAAAAGGAAAAGGGAAAAAGATTAGGGTTGTTCCAATTCCCATAAAGCTGATTCCTTTATTGCATGCGTATCTAAAAAGTTATTTGCCCAAAAAGTATTTGCTTAGCGGACAAAATTCAGAAAAGTATTCAGCCAAAAGTGTTCAAGAAGTAATAAAAAAAGCAGCCAAAGCAGCCAAAATAAAACAAACAGTAACGCCCCATGTTATGCGGCATTGTTTTGCTACTCATTTGCTTGAAGATGGTGTTGATTTGAGAGTTATACAAGAATTGTTGGGACACAGCAGCTCTAAAACAACAGAAATATATACATTTGTTAGTAGAAAGTCGATCATGAATATAAAAAGTCCATTTGATGACATATTATAA